The following coding sequences lie in one Mustelus asterias chromosome 8, sMusAst1.hap1.1, whole genome shotgun sequence genomic window:
- the LOC144497817 gene encoding tumor necrosis factor-like: MTLEAGGGQTDSRSRGFDRALCVIAVLALATLASYLFLCQLEIRASKQKAALIGKAEDCLPVTRLHDEPPRPLGVVGEAPKRIAVHLIAKYRVLGAKSVTWQTTRDLPPGVEFTENGFVIKAPGLYFVYTQAVFRSAGCPRHIVYLSHKLARLSASYGTNITLLRATNSVCHPLPAGGLQPADPWYNTIYQGAMFEFQEGDRIFSEVSERAVRYVDTEAEKTYFGLFAL, from the exons ATGACTCTTGAGGCGGGCGGGGGACAGACTGACAGCAGGAGCCGTGGCTTTGACCGGGCTTTGTGTGTGATCGCCGTGCTGGCTTTGGCCACTTTGGCCTCTTACCTGTTCCTCTGTCAGCTGGAAATCAGAGCATCCAAACAG AAAGCGGCCCTGATCGGAAAGGCTGAGGATTGCCTGCCAGTAACACGTCTTCATGATG AGCCCCCTCGTCCCCTGGGTGTGGTGGGAGAAGCACCAAAGAGGATTGCTGTCCATCTCATAG CCAAGTACAGGGTCCTAGGAGCCAAGAGTGTGACCTGGCAAACAACGAGGGACCTCCCTCCCGGCGTGGAATTCACAGAGAATGGTTTTGTCATCAAAGCCCCCGGTCTGTACTTCGTTTACACCCAGGCGGTGTTCCGCAGTGCCGGCTGCCCGCGCCACATTgtctacctgagccacaagctcgCCCGACTCTCCGCTTCCTACGGCACCAACATCACCTTGCTGAGGGCCACGAACTCCGTCTGCCACCCCCTGCCCGCGGGCGGCCTCCAGCCAGCGGACCCCTGGtacaacaccatctaccagggggCCATGTTTGAGTTCCAGGAGGGCGACCGCATCTTCTCGGAGGTCAGCGAGCGCGCCGTGCGTTACGTGGACACGGAAGCAGAGAAGACCTACTTTGGGTTGTTTGCTTTGTGA